From the Corythoichthys intestinalis isolate RoL2023-P3 chromosome 13, ASM3026506v1, whole genome shotgun sequence genome, one window contains:
- the med21 gene encoding mediator of RNA polymerase II transcription subunit 21 yields the protein MADRLTQLQDAVNSLADQFCNAIGVLQQCAPPASFSNIQTSLNNDQPANQTEEYAQLFAALIARTAKDVDVLIDSLPSEESTAALQAASLRQLEEENHEAAARLKEVVNRGDMLLEKIQSALADIAQSQLRTRNGAPSQPSPADS from the exons ATGGCGGATAGGCTAACGCAACTTCAAGATGCTGTCAATTCG cTTGCAGATCAGTTTTGTAACGCGATCGGCGTCCTGCAACAGTGCGCTCCCCCTGCCTCTTTCAGTAATATTCAGACGTCGTTAAACAACGATCAGCCTGCAAACCAAACAGAAG AGTACGCTCAGCTATTTGCAGCCCTGATTGCCAGAACAGCGAAAGATGTAGACGTGCTGATTGACTCTTTACCAAGCGAGGAGTCCACGGCAGCCCTGCAG GCAGCCAGTCTGCGGCAACTGGAGGAGGAGAACCACGAGGCCGCGGCCCGACTAAAAGAAGTGGTCAACCGCGGCGACATGCTGCTGGAGAAGATCCAGAGCGCCCTGGCAGACATTGCCCAGTCTCAGCTACGTACCCGCAACGGCGCGCCGAGCCAGCCTTCACCTGCTGATTCATGA
- the fgfr1op2 gene encoding FGFR1 oncogene partner 2 homolog, which yields MSCTLNSPEMNCTLEKVLVDAKSLVERLRNHDNAAEMLIEQTTFLNKRVDAMKQYQLEIDTLNQVARHRPRSSLILGIQQENRQIRALQLENKELRTSLEEHQSALGLIMNKYKEQMFRLLMARKRDDPNIVTQLKEQHTTEIQAHADKINEMASVMRKAIEVDEGRLYEDEERIKRLELENKGLRELLGISREAFRILKGEDTSESTSLSPSLTNSDVSLQQS from the exons ATGTCTTGCACTTTGAACTCGCCAG AGATGAATTGCACTTTGGAGAAAGTCCTGGTTGATGCCAAATCGTTGGTGGAAAGACTCCGTAACCACGACAACGCAGCAGAGATGTTAATAGAGCAAACGACTTTCCTCAACAAGCGGGTGGATGCTATGAAACAA tacCAATTGGAAATTGACACACTGAACCAGGTTGCACGTCATCGGCCTCGATCTAGTCTGATCCTTGGCATCCAACAGGAAAATCGTCAAATAAGAGCCCTACAACTGGAAAACAAAG AGCTGCGTACGTCATTGGAGGAACATCAGTCGGCGCTGGGGCTCATCATGAACAAATACAAGGAGCAGATGTTCAGGCTACTCATGGCCAGGAAGAGGGATGACCCGAACATTGTGACGCAGCTGAAAGAGCAGCACACAACG gaaaTCCAAGCACATGCCGACAAGATCAACGAAATGGCCTCTGTCATGAGGAAAGCGATAGAAGTGGATGAAGGGCGCTTATATGAAGATGAGGAACGGATTAAACGACTCGAG CTAGAGAACAAAGGACTACGAGAACTGCTGGGAATCAGTCGCGAAGCATTCCGGATCTTGAAGGGGGAAGACACGTCGGAGAGCACGTCACTGTCACCGTCATTGACAAACAGTGACGTCAGTTTGCAACAGAGTTAG
- the tm7sf3 gene encoding transmembrane 7 superfamily member 3 isoform X1 gives MFWWICWLLILRLKCVVQAQDENRVFFLPGAFQNVSVSGNETVQAVTTGIPSEVAFVTVQLHTQRHNVTLSYSTTPVFGLSSTAVDTGILLPLLPGQTSFTLFLFSADGSTVTSTGVILPFSNTDPVPGGCNIEFNLNIDPNIYLRYNLFETTIQFAPANLGYERGDSPPSCDTTTGTNTRWRLQYDIYRYFLPENDLSERSLFRGVQTVADVDGMVENGKLIMTLSSAERSTLVFTSIPGQGVIYSVIVRDPILNTSASYVPVHTYACSFASKLDGCQTLGKITTKVFFTIAGLAGLFVCFFGHRFFKSELFCMGFSFSAFFFFVLITRTTALDYDIRLAVSAVIGVVGGVLLVMSWWRFGSVIACVVVIGLMLGFLVASTVLFTPLGDLDVFRRSDAVFWVTFCSIMIIVPLFFMRWPREGNITTCGVIGAYAVILAVNAYIYTSLSYITLNILKRFLNNNFNAMFTDVPFQTIDYIMMTLWVVLAVAGIVLQLYRERTRPFFPPSPYLMWLQERERRKTNVLDPSHHFPPLPNRLLARARQLTKRMEPAGEHTPLLL, from the exons ATGTTTTGGTGGATCTGCTGGCTGTTGATACTGCGTTTGAAATGTGTAGTTCAAGCTCAAGATGAAA ACCGGGTGTTTTTCCTGCCGGGAGCGTTCCAGAACGTCAGTGTATCGGGGAATGAGACGGTGCAGGCTGTCACCACCGGGATCCCCTCAGAGGTCGCGTTCGTCACGGTGCAGTTGCACACCCAGCGTCACAACGTGACGCTTTCCTACAGCACC ACACCAGTATTTGGTCTCTCTTCAACggcagtggacacaggcatcctGTTACCTCTTCTGCCGGGTCAAACGTCCTTTACTTTGTTTCTGTTCTCCGCTGATGGGAGCACAGTCACAAGTACGGGGGTTATTCTCCCATTCTCCAACACag ATCCTGTGCCAGGCGGGTGTAACATTGAGTTCAATTTAAACATCGACCCCAACATCTACCTGCGCTACAACCTCTTTGAAACCACGATCCAGTTTGCGCCGGCTAACCTGGGGTATGAAAG GGGCGACTCTCCTCCATCCTGCGACACGACTACAGGAACAAACACAAGGTGGCGACTACAGTACGACATCTACCGGTACTTCTTGCCTGAGAACGACTTGTCGGAGCGCAGCCTGTTTCGCGGCGTCCAGACGGTGGCGGATGTTGATGGCATGGTGGAGAACGGCAAACTG ATTATGACGCTATCATCAGCAGAAAGGAGCACTTTGGTTTTTACGTCCATCCCTGGTCAAGGCGTCATTTACTCAGTTATTGTGAGGGATCCAATTCTTAACACGTCGGCCTCTTATGTGCCGGTCCACACGTATGCGTGTAGCTTTGCTTCGAAGCTGGATGGATGTCAAACGCTGG GGAAGATTACAACAAAAGTATTCTTTACAATAGCTGGCTTGGCAGGCCTGTTTGTCTGCTTCTTTGGGCACCGATTCTTTAAATCAG AGTTGTTTTGCATGGGCTTCAGCTTTTCCGCCTTCTTCTTTTTCGTGCTCATCACCAGAACCACGGCGCTGGATTACGACA TCCGTTTGGCCGTGTCGGCAGTCATCGGCGTGGTAGGCGGAGTCCTCCTGGTGATGAGTTGGTGGCGTTTCGGCTCGGTCATTGCGTGCGTGGTGGTCATCGGCCTGATGTTGGGCTTCCTCGTTGCATCCACCGTCCTCTTCACTCCCCTCG GTGATCTTGATGTGTTTAGGCGCTCGGATGCTGTTTTCTGGGTGACGTTCTGCAGCATCATGATCATCGTTCCGCTTTTTTTCATGCGTTGGCCCAGAGAG GGTAACATCACCACATGCGGCGTCATCGGCGCGTACGCCGTCATCCTAGCGGTGAACGCCTACATCTACACCAGCCTTTCCTACATCACCCTTAACATCCTCAAGCGCTTCCTTAACAACAATTTCAACGCCATGTTCACTGACGTGCCCTTCCAAACAATCG acTACATCATGATGACACTTTGGGTGGTGTTGGCCGTCGCGGGGATCGTCTTGCAGCTGTACCGGGAGCGCACGAGGCCTTTTTTCCCACCTAGCCCGTACCTCATGTGGCTGCAGGAGCGAGAACGGCGCAAAACTAACGTGCTCGACCCGAGCCACCACTTCCCACCGCTGCCCAACCGCCTCCTGGCCCGAGCACGGCAGCTCACCAAGCGGATGGAACCGGCTGGCGAGCACACGCCGCTGCTGCTCTAG
- the tm7sf3 gene encoding transmembrane 7 superfamily member 3 isoform X2 has protein sequence MKTPVFGLSSTAVDTGILLPLLPGQTSFTLFLFSADGSTVTSTGVILPFSNTDPVPGGCNIEFNLNIDPNIYLRYNLFETTIQFAPANLGYERGDSPPSCDTTTGTNTRWRLQYDIYRYFLPENDLSERSLFRGVQTVADVDGMVENGKLIMTLSSAERSTLVFTSIPGQGVIYSVIVRDPILNTSASYVPVHTYACSFASKLDGCQTLGKITTKVFFTIAGLAGLFVCFFGHRFFKSELFCMGFSFSAFFFFVLITRTTALDYDIRLAVSAVIGVVGGVLLVMSWWRFGSVIACVVVIGLMLGFLVASTVLFTPLGDLDVFRRSDAVFWVTFCSIMIIVPLFFMRWPREGNITTCGVIGAYAVILAVNAYIYTSLSYITLNILKRFLNNNFNAMFTDVPFQTIDYIMMTLWVVLAVAGIVLQLYRERTRPFFPPSPYLMWLQERERRKTNVLDPSHHFPPLPNRLLARARQLTKRMEPAGEHTPLLL, from the exons ATGAAA ACACCAGTATTTGGTCTCTCTTCAACggcagtggacacaggcatcctGTTACCTCTTCTGCCGGGTCAAACGTCCTTTACTTTGTTTCTGTTCTCCGCTGATGGGAGCACAGTCACAAGTACGGGGGTTATTCTCCCATTCTCCAACACag ATCCTGTGCCAGGCGGGTGTAACATTGAGTTCAATTTAAACATCGACCCCAACATCTACCTGCGCTACAACCTCTTTGAAACCACGATCCAGTTTGCGCCGGCTAACCTGGGGTATGAAAG GGGCGACTCTCCTCCATCCTGCGACACGACTACAGGAACAAACACAAGGTGGCGACTACAGTACGACATCTACCGGTACTTCTTGCCTGAGAACGACTTGTCGGAGCGCAGCCTGTTTCGCGGCGTCCAGACGGTGGCGGATGTTGATGGCATGGTGGAGAACGGCAAACTG ATTATGACGCTATCATCAGCAGAAAGGAGCACTTTGGTTTTTACGTCCATCCCTGGTCAAGGCGTCATTTACTCAGTTATTGTGAGGGATCCAATTCTTAACACGTCGGCCTCTTATGTGCCGGTCCACACGTATGCGTGTAGCTTTGCTTCGAAGCTGGATGGATGTCAAACGCTGG GGAAGATTACAACAAAAGTATTCTTTACAATAGCTGGCTTGGCAGGCCTGTTTGTCTGCTTCTTTGGGCACCGATTCTTTAAATCAG AGTTGTTTTGCATGGGCTTCAGCTTTTCCGCCTTCTTCTTTTTCGTGCTCATCACCAGAACCACGGCGCTGGATTACGACA TCCGTTTGGCCGTGTCGGCAGTCATCGGCGTGGTAGGCGGAGTCCTCCTGGTGATGAGTTGGTGGCGTTTCGGCTCGGTCATTGCGTGCGTGGTGGTCATCGGCCTGATGTTGGGCTTCCTCGTTGCATCCACCGTCCTCTTCACTCCCCTCG GTGATCTTGATGTGTTTAGGCGCTCGGATGCTGTTTTCTGGGTGACGTTCTGCAGCATCATGATCATCGTTCCGCTTTTTTTCATGCGTTGGCCCAGAGAG GGTAACATCACCACATGCGGCGTCATCGGCGCGTACGCCGTCATCCTAGCGGTGAACGCCTACATCTACACCAGCCTTTCCTACATCACCCTTAACATCCTCAAGCGCTTCCTTAACAACAATTTCAACGCCATGTTCACTGACGTGCCCTTCCAAACAATCG acTACATCATGATGACACTTTGGGTGGTGTTGGCCGTCGCGGGGATCGTCTTGCAGCTGTACCGGGAGCGCACGAGGCCTTTTTTCCCACCTAGCCCGTACCTCATGTGGCTGCAGGAGCGAGAACGGCGCAAAACTAACGTGCTCGACCCGAGCCACCACTTCCCACCGCTGCCCAACCGCCTCCTGGCCCGAGCACGGCAGCTCACCAAGCGGATGGAACCGGCTGGCGAGCACACGCCGCTGCTGCTCTAG